The nucleotide sequence GGTTTTCAGCGGCGTTGCGTCCTGGGCTTGTTGGATCAGGAAGCTGCGAATCGGATCGCGACGTGCGATCGCGGCGTCGACCTTGGGATCAGCACCCTGTTTGTAGGCACCGATGGAAATCAAATCCGCGTTCTTGCGATATTCCGCCATCAATCGGCGGACACCGGAGACCGCTTGCAGGGTTTTCGCGTCCAGCAATTCCGGTTGCAGCCGGCTGAGACTTTGCAGCACATCGATCGGCGGATAGTGCGCTTCCTCGGTCAACGCACGATTCAGCACGATGTGTCCGTCCAACAATCCCCGCAACGCATCGGCGATCGGTTCATTGTTGTCGTCGCCTTCGACCAACACGGTGTAAAACGCGGTGATCGATCCGGTGTTCGTTCGACCGGCTCGTTCCACCAATCGCGGCAAGCTGTTGAAAACGCTGGGCGGATATCCACGCGTCGTCGGCGGTTCCCCGGCGGCCAAACCCAATTCGCGTCCCGCCATCGCGAACCGTGTCACGCTGTCCAGCAGCAACAACACATTGTGTCCGGCGTCGCGAAAGCTTTCGGCGACTGCGGTGGCGGTCCATGCCGCGGCCACCCGCTGGGTCGCCACACGATCACTGGTTGCGACAACAACCACGCTGCGTGCCAGCCCGGCGGGACCCAGACAACGCGTGATGAAGTCCTGCACCTCGCGGCCCCGTTCGCCCACCATGCCGATCACGATGCGATCCGCGGCGGAATTACGAGCCAACATGCCCAACAGAGTACTTTTGCCGACGCCGCTGCCGGCGAAGATGCCCAAACGTTGACCCAGTCCACACGTCAGCATGCCGTCGATCGCGCGCACGCCGGTTTGCATCGGAGTATCGATCGGGGGCCGTTCCAGCGACGACGGTGGTTGTCGGTCGGTGTCGATCGGAATCAAATCGTCCGGCAATGGCTTGCCGTCAATCGGGTTTCCAAACGCATCCAACACACGGCCACACAACGAATCGCCGACGCGAACCTTCAGCGACGTGTCCAACAGCCGAACGGGATCGCCGGCGGCAATCGCCCCCAACGTTTCCAGTGGTGCCAGCAGCGGTCGCACCCCGCGAAACCCGACCACCTTCGCAAGCGATCCGGTGCCCATGCCCGGCCCCACATGGTGATCCGGTGTAGTCACTGGGGCGTAGGACTGCCGGTCGAAGTTCAACTGACAAATCGCTCCCAGGGGCGCGGTCATGCCTTTGACTTCGATCGTTTCCCCGGTGATCGCCGCGACACTGCCACGAACCTCGTGCGGAAGCGATTGACGCACCATCGAAGCATAGGCATCGGGATCCGGCAGCACAGGGATTTGCATGGTCGTCGTCGTCATTGCAGCAGCTCCGCCAATCGGTCCAGTTGTGCCTGCAAACCGGCCCGGATTTCACCGCCACTTTGTCGAATCACGACGTCCGACATCGAAAGGCTTTCATCGGGCACCACCGTCGTGCGTTCGGGTAAATCCGATTGGGCGACCAGTTCATCCAGTTGTTGTCCTAGTTCGGCCAACAGTTCGGGGTGCACCGCGACGGTCAGATCGGTTGCCGCCCTCGTTTTCGACAACGCTTCGGCGGTCCACCGCAGCAAGACTTCCTTTTCGCTGTCGACACGCGCGACGACGATCTTTTCAATGGCGGCCAGAATGGTTTGCTGCAGGACGGATGCGTACTGCTGCATCCAGTCTTGATA is from Crateriforma conspicua and encodes:
- a CDS encoding FliI/YscN family ATPase — protein: MTTTTMQIPVLPDPDAYASMVRQSLPHEVRGSVAAITGETIEVKGMTAPLGAICQLNFDRQSYAPVTTPDHHVGPGMGTGSLAKVVGFRGVRPLLAPLETLGAIAAGDPVRLLDTSLKVRVGDSLCGRVLDAFGNPIDGKPLPDDLIPIDTDRQPPSSLERPPIDTPMQTGVRAIDGMLTCGLGQRLGIFAGSGVGKSTLLGMLARNSAADRIVIGMVGERGREVQDFITRCLGPAGLARSVVVVATSDRVATQRVAAAWTATAVAESFRDAGHNVLLLLDSVTRFAMAGRELGLAAGEPPTTRGYPPSVFNSLPRLVERAGRTNTGSITAFYTVLVEGDDNNEPIADALRGLLDGHIVLNRALTEEAHYPPIDVLQSLSRLQPELLDAKTLQAVSGVRRLMAEYRKNADLISIGAYKQGADPKVDAAIARRDPIRSFLIQQAQDATPLKTTTQMLVKLAAGT
- a CDS encoding FliH/SctL family protein is translated as MAFVLKSKSEQEAASAARKASSLAGFNLDDLAGQGLAQLEHAKTEAQNVLRQAKAQAEQVLQQARQDGHAEGLKQAEKDVDARVKKEASALATQQVAAMKKATSELQQTYQDWMQQYASVLQQTILAAIEKIVVARVDSEKEVLLRWTAEALSKTRAATDLTVAVHPELLAELGQQLDELVAQSDLPERTTVVPDESLSMSDVVIRQSGGEIRAGLQAQLDRLAELLQ